The Vibrio gallaecicus genome contains a region encoding:
- a CDS encoding PrkA family serine protein kinase: MSIFDHYQSRYEAAKEEELSLQDFLALCKDDKSAYANAAERLLLAIGEPEIIDTAQDPWLSRIFSNRVISRYKEFEDFYGMEDAIEQIVSYLKHAAQGLEERKQILYLLGPVGGGKSSLAEKLKALMQKMPIYVLSANGERSPVNDHPFCLFDVSEDGDLLKKEYGIEKRYVRSIMSPWAAKRLHEFGGDISKFKVIKVRPSILDQLAIAKTEPGDENNQDISSLVGKVDIRQLEHFSQDDPDAYSYSGALCKANQGLMEFVEMFKAPIKVLHPLLTATQEGNFNGTEGLSALPFDGMILAHSNESEWQTFRNNKNNEAFLDRVYIVKVPYCLRVSEEVKIYQKLLEHSELSKAPCSPSTLELLSQFSILSRLKEPENSSLFSKMRVYDGETLKDTDPKAKSYQEYRDYAGVDEGMSGLSTRFAFKILSRVFNFDQTEVAANPVHLFYVVEQQIEREQFPQEQAEKYLEYLKGYLVPRYVEFIGKEIQTAYLESYSEYGQNIFDRYVTYADFWIQDQEYRDPETGQLFDRASLNGELEKIEKTAGISNPKDFRNEIVNFVLRAKANNNGLNPVWTSYEKLRTVIEKKMFSNTEELLPVISFNAKTSSEDQKKHDDFVARMMEKGYTEKQVRLLSEWYLRVRKSS; this comes from the coding sequence ATGAGTATTTTTGACCATTATCAATCTCGTTATGAGGCTGCAAAAGAAGAAGAGCTGTCTCTGCAAGATTTTCTTGCTCTCTGTAAAGATGATAAAAGCGCTTACGCAAATGCTGCCGAACGTCTACTACTTGCTATTGGCGAGCCTGAAATTATTGATACAGCCCAAGACCCTTGGCTCAGTAGAATTTTTTCTAACCGCGTGATTTCTCGGTATAAAGAGTTTGAAGATTTCTATGGTATGGAAGACGCCATAGAACAAATCGTTTCTTACCTAAAACATGCAGCCCAAGGTTTAGAAGAACGCAAACAAATTCTATATCTACTTGGTCCCGTTGGGGGCGGTAAATCATCTTTAGCGGAGAAACTCAAAGCATTAATGCAAAAAATGCCTATTTATGTACTTTCTGCTAATGGAGAGCGTAGCCCTGTCAATGACCACCCTTTCTGCTTATTCGACGTGAGTGAAGATGGGGATTTATTGAAAAAAGAGTATGGTATTGAAAAGCGTTATGTACGATCAATCATGTCACCGTGGGCAGCAAAACGCTTGCATGAGTTTGGTGGTGATATATCTAAATTCAAAGTAATTAAAGTTCGTCCTTCAATTTTGGATCAATTGGCGATTGCAAAAACAGAACCTGGTGACGAAAACAATCAAGATATCTCCTCACTTGTGGGGAAAGTTGATATTCGCCAGCTTGAACACTTCTCGCAAGATGATCCAGATGCCTACAGCTACTCTGGTGCTTTATGTAAAGCTAACCAAGGGCTAATGGAGTTTGTCGAAATGTTTAAGGCTCCGATAAAAGTCTTACACCCATTATTGACCGCAACTCAAGAAGGGAACTTCAACGGTACAGAGGGGCTGTCAGCCTTACCGTTTGATGGCATGATCCTAGCTCACTCCAATGAATCTGAATGGCAGACCTTCCGAAATAACAAGAACAATGAGGCATTCCTTGATCGTGTTTATATTGTGAAAGTACCTTATTGCTTACGAGTGTCTGAAGAAGTCAAAATCTACCAGAAGCTACTGGAACACAGTGAACTGTCTAAAGCGCCATGTTCGCCAAGTACCCTAGAGCTACTTTCTCAGTTCAGTATTCTTTCTCGTCTAAAAGAACCGGAAAATTCATCATTGTTCTCCAAAATGCGGGTTTATGACGGTGAAACACTGAAAGATACCGATCCAAAAGCCAAAAGCTATCAAGAGTATCGTGACTATGCTGGTGTCGATGAGGGCATGTCTGGTCTATCTACTCGTTTCGCTTTTAAAATCCTATCTCGGGTATTCAACTTCGATCAAACCGAAGTAGCGGCTAACCCTGTTCACCTTTTCTACGTCGTTGAGCAGCAAATTGAACGTGAGCAATTCCCGCAAGAGCAAGCAGAGAAGTACTTGGAATACCTTAAAGGCTACTTAGTGCCTCGCTACGTAGAGTTTATTGGTAAAGAAATTCAAACCGCTTACTTAGAGTCTTATTCTGAATACGGGCAAAATATTTTTGACCGCTATGTCACCTACGCTGATTTTTGGATTCAAGACCAAGAATACCGTGATCCGGAAACAGGTCAGCTGTTTGATCGCGCTTCACTTAATGGTGAACTTGAGAAAATTGAGAAAACTGCAGGCATTAGCAACCCTAAAGACTTCCGTAATGAAATCGTTAACTTTGTTCTTCGAGCTAAAGCGAATAACAATGGGCTTAATCCGGTTTGGACAAGTTACGAAAAACTACGCACAGTCATTGAGAAAAAAATGTTCTCAAATACAGAAGAACTGCTGCCAGTCATTTCCTTTAATGCGAAAACATCCTCTGAAGATCAGAAGAAGCACGACGACTTTGTTGCTCGCATGATGGAAAAAGGTTACACCGAGAAGCAAGTTAGGCTGCTTTCTGAGTGGTACCTAAGAGTTCGTAAATCCTCGTAA